The following coding sequences lie in one Candidatus Methylomirabilis sp. genomic window:
- the purH gene encoding bifunctional phosphoribosylaminoimidazolecarboxamide formyltransferase/IMP cyclohydrolase — MTVSNERIDNKGLAPVRRALISVSDKAGLIELASALSSLSIEIVSTGGTARALRDANIPVVDVADITGFPEMLDGRVKTLHPRIHAGVLARRRDPEHQRQLHKFGIPPIDLVVVNLYPFEATVARTDASFEEAIEQIDIGGPSLIRATAKNFEDVAIVVDPADYTTVGTELRQAHGCLSRTRRLHLATKAFAHVARYDALIAAYLQRQCGEADETVLPGRLDLRLVRVKQLRYGENPHQQAALYCDALVSEPSVAGAKLLQGKELSFNNLLDLDAAFALAKGFDEPVSVIVKHSNPCGVGIGSRLSEAYQRALAADPTSAYGGVLGLNRPVDVETACELVATFVEAVVAPGYHEAALAILKEKKALRLLLIEPWPETTSPDRAARELRPIVGGILAQERDQIDLDSGTLRIVTRREPTTIEMRALRFAWRVAKYVKSNAIVLTNDCATVGIGAGQMSRVDACRLAVMKAVSSTKGTVLASDAFFPFRDGVDVAAEAGVTAIIQPGGSIRDAEVIQAADEAGIAMVFTGIRHFRH, encoded by the coding sequence GCTCGCGCCCTGCGGGACGCCAATATCCCGGTGGTCGATGTGGCCGACATCACAGGCTTCCCGGAAATGTTGGATGGGCGAGTCAAGACACTCCACCCGAGGATTCATGCCGGCGTCTTGGCGAGGCGACGCGACCCGGAGCACCAGCGGCAACTGCACAAATTCGGCATTCCGCCCATCGATCTCGTCGTCGTCAATCTGTATCCCTTCGAGGCCACTGTTGCCAGAACGGACGCCTCCTTCGAAGAGGCCATCGAGCAGATCGATATCGGCGGACCAAGCCTCATCCGAGCTACTGCGAAAAATTTCGAGGATGTTGCGATCGTCGTTGATCCCGCCGATTACACCACGGTTGGCACGGAACTGCGGCAAGCACATGGCTGCCTGTCGCGGACCCGTCGGCTCCATTTAGCGACAAAGGCCTTCGCGCACGTCGCTCGTTACGACGCGCTGATCGCCGCGTATCTGCAGCGGCAATGCGGCGAGGCAGATGAAACCGTACTCCCCGGTCGACTCGATCTCCGCCTGGTCAGAGTGAAGCAACTCCGTTACGGCGAGAACCCGCACCAGCAGGCGGCCCTGTATTGCGACGCCCTCGTGAGTGAGCCTTCCGTAGCGGGGGCCAAGTTGCTGCAGGGGAAGGAACTCTCGTTCAATAATCTCCTGGACCTTGACGCAGCCTTTGCCCTGGCTAAAGGATTCGATGAGCCTGTCAGCGTCATCGTCAAACATTCGAATCCCTGTGGCGTTGGTATCGGTTCCCGGCTGAGCGAAGCGTATCAGCGCGCCCTGGCCGCAGATCCGACCTCGGCCTACGGCGGGGTCCTTGGGCTCAACCGCCCGGTGGACGTCGAGACTGCGTGCGAGCTGGTTGCTACCTTCGTGGAGGCGGTTGTTGCACCGGGATACCATGAAGCAGCGCTCGCCATCCTGAAAGAAAAGAAGGCCCTTCGACTCTTACTGATCGAACCGTGGCCAGAAACGACGTCCCCTGATCGAGCGGCCCGAGAGCTGCGGCCGATCGTTGGCGGGATACTGGCACAGGAACGTGATCAGATCGATCTGGACTCCGGCACCCTTCGCATCGTGACCCGCCGCGAGCCTACTACGATCGAAATGCGAGCGCTTCGGTTCGCCTGGAGGGTAGCAAAGTACGTGAAGTCGAACGCGATCGTTCTGACAAACGACTGCGCCACGGTAGGGATCGGCGCCGGGCAGATGAGCCGGGTTGATGCCTGCCGGCTGGCTGTGATGAAGGCCGTCTCATCCACCAAGGGAACGGTGCTCGCGTCAGATGCGTTCTTTCCGTTTCGGGACGGGGTGGATGTGGCAGCCGAGGCGGGCGTGACCGCAATCATCCAGCCGGGCGGCTCCATCCGTGATGCTGAGGTGATCCAGGCGGCGGATGAGGCCGGCATCGCAATGGTCTTCACCGGTATTCGACACTTCCGACATTGA